Within Montipora foliosa isolate CH-2021 chromosome 3, ASM3666993v2, whole genome shotgun sequence, the genomic segment AACCCGCTTAGGTGGGGTTGAAAAATAGCTGGCGTATACATGCAATCTCACCACGCCGGGTCCCGGGTGACCTTTCTCGAAGCTACTGCGTAGTCGCTAAGTACGTAAACAGGCAAAATGGCGGGTGAAGGACGCACTTTGGCGGTTAATGCTCTTTTACTCTCACTAGCTTCCCTTGCTTCAACTTTTCAGTGATATGGCTTCTTATTATCCCTTCTAATGCTGCAACGCCTCCGTCAAAGGCAGTATATCGTGACACGAGCCGACCCTGCGTGGGCGCGTAACGCTATCTTCAAGCCTTTACATGGCAAAATGAGACTCCGGCTGGGTGGGCTACGGGTTACGGGTTACGGGTTACGGGTCTGGGAGAACGGGAAACCCGCCTGGGCGGGTTACCTCACCTATCATGTAAATGCAAGGCTGAAAAAATAAGAGTTCACATGGACaggcgggttaccccacctCCATGTAAGCAGGCTCTAATAGACACGCGCCAGATGTAAAAAGTTACGCCATATAAAAAGAGTCGCGCCAGTATCATGAAATAAAAATAGATACGCGCTCGTGTGTGTCACCAACAGGGCTCCACACACGCGTGGACAACTTGCCACTCGTTTCGTACAAATACATTTATCTTCCTCCATCATTTCAACCGTTTCTACAAAGCTGTTTGACATGTCAGCCTGGACTTCTAAATAGGTGTTGTTTCTACAAAAACATGCAATTTATTCCCCTCAAAAAAtcagaaatttgtttttaccctGACACGCACATGATATCAGAAACAGATTTAATGTGTTGTGACTCCAGAGGGTGAAAAGGCAGGTAATCTGAAAAACATATCCTTAACAAAAAGGAAATCTTCAAAATAAACGAACTGACCCGTTATATGCGCGAACGCCTTGATCTTTCCATCTTTCATCAGAGGCAGCACCGACTTGCAGTAAATTCTGGTAGGAGTGAGTAGAGCTTCACCAAGTTTAGTAATAAACTGTAGCCCTTCAGTTGTGGTGAATGGACAAGATGAGCTATAATCTAATCCAAAAGTATCAATAATTCGCCTTACTAAACTGAAGCCATTGCTGTGAATGCCAGAAGATGCTAAGCCAATCACAACATCATCCGGCCTAATACTCTCTGTTCGCGGAAGAACATGGTCTCGCTCGACTGCACCAACTGCAAATCCAGCTAAGTCATATTCACCTGATGAGTACATCCCTGGCATTTCTGCTGTCTCACCTGCCATTAATAAAGTAATGAAGATGAAAATACATATAATAACTGATAACAATGACATGCTAATTGCTTTTTTCCTGACAATAGACAACTGAAAAGGAAACCACGGCAACACAACCTCTGtcgaatgctctaccaactgagcaaaAAGAATTTATGGTGATCTTAAGGTTTGATCTCGATTTCAGTCATCTCTTCTCCCGTTGCTAAGCAACTTGCATTATCATATTTCCCGAGGGCATATTGCAACATCAGCCATCAATATTTGCACTGCTGGTAACAACCTAACTAACAGTATTGAAAACAGGCTTTAACCAAATGACTCCTGGGAGTCAGACAacacattttactctgtctgacgtGAGACCATTAGGAGTTTATTCGTCAACTGAGAGAATCCTTGGGtaatgggttaaccagtcaaaaactcATTGATTCCTATTGCGCTAGACAATTTTAGTAATCAAACAGGGGTGGGTGGGGTGGGTGGGGGATTGTTCTTGGGATGTcggaggagtgaatgggttacaTGTAATTCAAATTCTCACGCTTTCATTGGAATGACCAAGGTATGAGACTGACGCAGGAAATCTGTTCGCATGAAAATCATTTTCCCCACATCATCTTACTTAGCATGCCAGTTCCAGTCTAATAACAGGGCAACCTTGTTCCCACGCTCTCTCTGAaagcctgggaacgaggttgatggCAAGGACATGAACAAGGTCTACTGGCCCTGACTAAAAACCCACTTGCAGTTTAATTTACCACCTCATTATTTTGACCAAAAAGAggttattaaaattaatgtactTAAGACTAAAACATACGTGAATCAAATGAGGGTAGAATTAAAACCCCTTTATGAAAAAATGATCGGTGACATTTTGCTTATTTCTACATTCTTGTGGTCTTTGAAAGGTTTCGAGATGTGAATGAATCCATGTTTGTCGAGAATGGCGTGGTTGGGCGCCAAGCTACAATGTACACTTGCAGTCTTTCTTTCTTCCAACTTATACTCAAAAAGGCCAGCTTTTGAAAGGGTAAAGCATATATAGCTGAATTCTATCACCTTTAATAATCATAAATCATCTGGCAAACTAATTAGGTTAACCTTTTTCTCCCTAAAATGGTTCCATACTGCAAATTAAGATTGTCTGGCTTTAGCCAGAATGAAATCTGTGTCACTTGCAAGCGTGAAATGTTTAATTCCCTACCTCCCAAAAGAGCACATCCAGCAATTAAACATCCTTGAGTTATGCCGCTGATGACCTCCTTAGCCTTGCCTACGTCAAGTTTACTGGTAGAAAAGTAGTCTAAGAAGTACAAAGGCTCAGCACCATGAGCAAGGATATCATTCACACACATTGCAACCAAATCAATACCCACTGAGTGATGCATACCCACTGAATGAGCCACCTGAAATATGGGTAACAACACAGTGAATATCCTGGGACAATTTCCCATTGAACAAGAGGCCATATGTACCCTACTCTTTGCCCAACCATGTCTGTGCCACATATAGGGCAAGTCACatcaaaaataatttattattctgcCAAAGTCTGATAACCAACTAACCTTAAGTTTAGTCCCCACTCCATCTGTGCCACTGACAAGCAAAGGGTCTGAGTAACCAGCTGCCTTTAGATCAAAGAACCCTCCAAATCCACCCAGATCTGCTTTGCAGCCTGTACGGCAAGTAGATGCAGCTAATGGCTTGAGAGCATTCACCAATGAAATGCCAGCATTGATATCTACTCCAGCATCTGAATATGTCAAACCTTTCGTCCTGTTGGGAAATTGACactaaactattttttttttgcagcttACAAATGTAACTCCCCTTATGCGACAAAAATATGGGGTATGTTACCTGCCCCACCACACACCCTTATTCAAAATGTCTCAATGTTCTTTCATCTCTAATAAGTATTTTAAGTTGTCACAACAAATGCCTCAACAAGAATTTTCCACACTGTAAAACACATGAAATATACATTTCCACAAGAGAACCCATATTGAAGTCATTTTCACTAAAGTTACATCAaaaacccctttttttttcaaacctctTACTCTCAAAGTTCACGTTATACAATGTAAACACTTAAGCAGCTGAAACATACATCAGTTTTGTCACTGTGTTCTCTTCACTTGGAGCCTGATACACTTGAACTTAAGGGACAAATTTTGATGGATTTAAGCTTAAGTACTGAAGGAAATCGACCAATTAACAGTTTTTACATGCTGCAGCGCGAGTTTATCGAAACATTTCTCCTTGACATCAACTTCAAATTCAAAGTATGTAGATTTCACGGGCATACAGTGTATTTGTGGCTTAAATGTCCCCTCCCTCCTGGATAGGATACCAGTCTATCATGGGGTTACCCCTCGAGGTACACGTACATTGCTGGTAACCATTATTTTATACTTCTTGTTGTCCAAGGAAACAACATGGCGACAGAACCAGCCCTCAAACCAGCAATCCTGAGGTTGGAATCTTCAATGATGCAGATTTACAGGATATAATTATGATATTTTGAAAGATTGAACCATATCATCTGCTTTGCTTTAGCATTTTACTTCTTTATGATCATGCACTTATGCCTGCCTCAAAGGGAACACTTATGCCATGTTGAACTTAAATGAATTTGACCTGTCAGTGGCATGACAATAGCATGGGAGTGGTTTCAACGTTGAATTTAAGTCAGTTGCaccaaattcaaaacaaaagaaaacgcttAAAAAACCTTCCATCCAGCGGTCAGCTAAAGCATGCACTGTAGAATGATCTTCACAATTTATGAATTGAGCTCAGCACTGCAATAGCAAAAGTGTTTGAAACCATGCTGCACATACCAGTGCCATGCAGCATGACAGACCCTGTTGAACGTGATTGCCATGTCAAACTAAATTCACGTTGCAGCACTGAATGGCTTCAAATGTCGTACTACCGCTGTGGAAGCATCAAATTTAATTCCGGAATTTAGTTGACTTGGCAGTAGCGCATTGTTGAAACTAGCCTTAAGTAATCTGACTTGTTTCtgacattttttttctaaattttaaAGCCTTCTTGGAACAGCTAGAGGGTCTTGATGTTGAAGTTAATAAtttaattgcgttcgaggtacgagaacgcaacccctaatttgtgttgtaagggacgttttttcgagattgcattttcgtcgtcgacacacttttgccttgctttgaggcgcttggttatgttttgcctcactttgacgaactatcgcacgtggtgatttgtgcgtcgtcggtgttcattattctagcgtttggtgaggtgtgataatcttccatcgttcatcgttgaaaagagctgaaagactgctgaaggtctgtcaactgaagtcggtagaatttttctttggattaagcatggttcgtcactgtccttggaaaatgtctgcgactcctcgcgcttgcatcaaaccggtttgttttgctcggcggccgttgtgccacaaagtaaatcaaccgagttgtgaagcttggtggccgttgtgcctcaaagtaaatcaaccgagttgtgaagcttggtggccgttgtgccacaaagtaaatctaccgagttgtgtagcttggtggccgttgtgcctcaaagtaaatcaaccgagttgtgaagcttggcggccgttgtgccacaaagtaaatctaccgagttgtgtagctcggcggccattctgctacaaagtaaatctaccgagttttgtagctcggtggccgttgtgcctcaaagtaaatctaccgagttgtgaagcttggcggctgttgtgccacaaagtaaatctaccgagatatgacgctcgtcggcgccatttcatcatgacttgtgatatttacggcattgaaatcaacaaacttaatttatttgtccaagcgttcagcacagaaaagtaatcttaggtctttaataccacaagctgaaaagacttgcaagtaatagtttcattttagagtaattttcagtagttgtctatttgtagaattccaaatatatagttaatgattacgtctaacaagttgtcacgttcatagatgcagtacaatGAATttgatcgttatatcgaggtatcgttataacaagactcccgatataacgatattgccttaaaataaccgaaaatatctttatatcggggtaaaattaacatgtgtttttttactactgtacatattgtttaattaaacttgtaatgagtatcaaatgactcacaatttgcaaagcattagacgttatcaaggttacacaacaaagtctgtggtatgaatcgtaaaagggaaacaaaacaaaacaaaacttaaacatttgaagttgtatctgtgtactgatgctgtaatatcgttatatcggggaataTTTTACGCTtggtacgctaagaactcagcgttatattgggaatatcgttatactgaagatcgttatatcggggttctgtcccatacattttactgtaacttttgccagGACATAGCaagtttatctttttaccggggatatcgttatatcgaggatcgttgtatcggggctccagtgtaataacatttccctatcgcacgaaccatccaccctcccccctcagttgctacctgtaccagacctgtaccgtcctacaaacatcgaacgcactcgcctaagcttcgattacccctagtttagctcttattaaccgagcaggaggtctgtatgggagaatcttgaccgaggtcgtgagtacagaccgaacacagtgaggtctgtacacacgaccgaggtcaagattctcccatacaaactgactaagctcggttaataagatgtttattatatggcaaacaagaacaatttaattcgtttaatgtaactggtttgtactaactgagattttgcttgcgaacggcgatgagctgaacttaattctgtcaaagtttgctcgtcatcctctcttttgtcatcatgctgtttggcacttccataaataaatattggtagaagaaaatactcaatttttttgcattttagtttgcatcttttcaccgcaaaacattaccggtctacatgccggtctagatgggaaaatctagaccgctgTCAATAtagattttagccaatcaaattcgtcaatttggtagttcccagtccttgtgagacagagccatataataatggaAGATATAATATGGAATCCAAAGATTTTTTTGGAGAAAGTCTagaaaaaacacttttaaagTTAAAGCAAATAGTTCCGCTTAAACAAAATTCTCCTGGAATTTCTGCCTATGATCTAATCATTATGAACATACCTACAAGACTTGGACGCAATGTCACTTCTGTACTGGATGCCATCAAAGCAAATTTTTTTTATACTATCATAGGCAGTTTTCTGAGCATCTTCTATTCTCTGAGCCACACCCACAACTGCCAATACTCTTCCACCAGAGGTCATCACTGTCTCAGTGTGTCCTGTCATTGTTAGGGTTGTTCCAGCATGAAACACCACCACATTGTCTTCACTCTACAAAAACAGATTATTTCAAACCACTATCAGTTCACCAATTCTTTTTAATGTGAGCATCAATGTTTTCAATATCACAtgaacaacaataacaaataaaatcaTAAGCATAGAAAACAGTGGTACACTACTGATGAAATAATTTAAGGGTCAAAAGGCAAAGCATAACAACTTTCCatgcaaaacaaaataattgaagtaactccaaaatataacaacaataaaacttAAAGACTTAAAGACTGTCTAACctcagatgattttacttgtcaatggtaTCCCTTTAGCAGGGTTTTCGATAGGTTTTCGAAGTATCTGACACTGGGTTCCTTTCCATTGTAAGGCTAAATGCAGGTCATGAGTGTCTTGGGAGCGAATCCTCAAGAAGGTCTCGGTCCCCCATAAATTACTATAAATTTTAACTCTCAGAAATTCTGTTTACATTCTTGAGATcggagaaaaaaagagaaaactaaaTGTATCACATGAATGAAATGCCAACAGATCGATTATCCTGTTTAGTTAGCAAAATGAGGCAATGTGACTTCTTGTTAGTTTGAAGCATTTATTGCGCGTGATTGTCTTTCTTCAGTTCATGGCTTCTTGAGACACCCaagtttgaaaagaaagaaattatagCGTCAAAGtactgggcccagttgttcgaaagccgattaacgctaatcccagattaaaaaattaccaaggagtttatttctcttatccaaaatgttgcacaaagctgatatttggcaaaactttacattaggggaagtcaatcttgaaaaccaaaaataaccaaCAGAAACTTGcactgaaaagttgaaaatattaaaacaacgtttacgctaatcctggattaagttaatcagctttcgaacaaccgggccctggatgTGAAATGGTAAACTACTGGATAAAACATCCGGCCTACTGCCTCAATTGAAAACCCTGCCTTTAGGGCTGAATGTattaaagaagtaaaaaaaaaaggttttcctTGATGCCATACTGTATTAGCCTCAAAAACTAAAGACGTTTAAAAACAGAAAGTACCACAAACCTCCAAGTGCTTTAATCCATGAATGACACATCCTTTCTTCACTGCACCTGGATAGCCACCACTTGCGGCAACCACACCAACAGCACATCTGTCGGTGTGCCACATGGGGAGCGACAGACTAAGGTCACCATTGACACACTCCATTAAGGTTGCATAAAGATCGCTCTTTAAAAGAGGCAAAATGACTTGTGTCTCTGAAAATCAAATTCATTTAAAACTTGAATTTCAAGGGTGTCCAACTCAAATGAAAACAGTTATAACATGATCTTAATGTGGTTGTTAACTTTATCACACCTACAAAGTCTTGTTAAAATCTTTAAATTTCTGTTTATGTAGACCATGGTAATGCTATGCCATTGACCACTGAGAGTGCCACttaagagattttactctgtctaataccagacaattttactcctcaTTGGGGTGTGTTGTGTCctggggggtgtcctagggcgtttgacgtgtgaatgggttaaagcctggttttcactagcgacacaAGCACAAGTGCAAGCACAAAGATAAAGtagctagtgaaaacgaacgtcgacacaagcatcaaaatcaaccacggcatccgccattttgttcaaatgctcagatgCGGGGAAGCTGGaatgagtgctttaattggTCAGACGTAGCAAATTCCTTCTGCTTGTGCAACGTTTCATTTTCACACAGCGCAAACGAATGCATGCATAAgaacaagcacaaggaaaaggaattttgatccttgtgcttgaGTCAACtgcgttttcacggtgaaataagcgctcttgtgCGTTTCTGTTGCTAGTGACAACCAGCCTCAACAGAACATGCCCCTTAAGTAGAAGATTTTATTCTATGGATGCAGAAGCTTATGTCCTTGAaacgtttaactctggttcagagctggggttttatGCATTTTCCCACACATGAAGCttcaatcttatttttgtccatattttgggcataaaattggtgtcctaaaatctccagctttgttccaaggaagagagttgcaagttacacgcttccaGGTCATATGCTTCTGAtggatattgatgaaatactagAGTTTTTCTTGTTCCTAAAATTGGTGAGGATATTGATGTTGTCATAGTTACAGACGTGTCAGCCATTCATATTAGCGCATCTTGTTCCAAACAAAGTTTGTGCAACCATTGGTGTCATTATAATCAGATTGagacagaacattacatgactACATTGCATGTACAGGGATTTCAATAAGTCTTTTAGTAAAGCTGGTTTTGTGAAGCTGTGGCAATAAAGGTGCCGTTAAGAGCGCTTTTCCCTAGGGGAGTCTGGGAGAATGCTCccccaaaaaatgttgaaatctaGGAGCTCAGAAATGGCATTTCCAGCAATCTGCACATCAACATCAGTCACAAATATTTATTAACACGTCGCTGCAAATGGCCCAGTTAGAAGATAATTTTTTCTAGAATGATTTGAATGATTTGGAGATGTGTGGCGTTAGCTATTCTCACTGACATTAAACATACCAGTAGTAAATTTAAtcaaacaaatgaaaatttaatgtttttttttatggtttGCCTTCCTTTTTTGTTCTCATTGTACCATGTTTATTTCTTGCATCCCTGGCTACTTCCATGGTGCCTTGtttataattaaaattattttcatgaatattttgtTCACCTTTGTTTTTAGAATTACTTTCTGTCACACTTATATGTCGTTTCTGTTAGTTTTCCCTGCATAATTTTGCCTTTGTTTAGTTCATTAGTATAAAATTCACCGCTTTGCTTAAAATGCATTCTCATTTTGTACTTCCGAGAGTCTATGTTACCTTGTTGAAGTTTTATCATCCCTTGCTTTAGTTTGCTCCGTTTTTAAAAGCCATGCAACATTTGTAAGTATTATTACCACTCGTCGTTTGTAATTCTTTTGTCGATTTCTGTTCCCTTAGCTCATTGCAGTAACGTATttgtgtttgtttcttttagcaACCGCTTTAAGTTAATGAACTTCGCAAATCAAATTTAAGTTAATCTGTGGATGTAACAAGCGTTGGAGATTTGGCTTTTGGCCCTGACAACAAAATTACGTAATTACTGAttaattgttgattaattattaaTCAACTTACTAGTAATCTCCTCCTTAACTCCTCTCTATTCTAAATAATTATAGCTGCTAAGAATATGGATGTTTACATGAGCCACATTGTTTGACCAATGTTTGAGCCATGAACTAAACAATGCGCAGGGTTTTCAATAGAAATTTTATGTTTATGGTTGCCAGAGAAGGGGCTAATCTAAGCCCTAATGGTAAAGAGTTCCATTTACCTACAATTATATTAAAATAGCTATGTTTAAATTTAGTAGAGCTTGCAAAATTTGGCTTTTAATGAAAGTCATCGATATGTCTAAACCTGCAAGAGTCAGCATGGGAATAAAAATTCAGAAGCCAAGTCCAGTCCAAATTATAATAGCCATTTAGAGCTTTGTACAGGAATGTTACACAAGAAAGATAGCATCTCTTTTCAAGTGACAGCATATTGAAACTTTTTAGGCGGTCTTCATAGCTATATTACTTCCTAAGATAATCTTGGTTTCTCTCCGTTGAACACGATCCAGTTTATCAATATTTCATGAAGTATAAGGTGACCAAACTGGTCACTGATCTATACCCCAGTTGCAACCTCACTAGCATGCAATACAGCAATTCAGGcgtctcttttgtttttcattaacAAAACTTTGTGGATCCAAGGCTTATGTTCTGTATGAATGTTTCTCATGTTATGGGCAAAATTTGGGGTATAATTTCCACAGAAAAGTAGGTGGTGAGTTTTGCTGGCCACCTGCTCTTATTGAAAACTCTGAATGTGCGAAGACTAAGTTTTTAATACACATTACTCATAGTCGGACTCAAAAGCACTGTTATTCTAATTGTGTCTTCCATTTTTAATAAAAGACACGTGGAAACCGGAAGGACGTAGTGAATGTGAACCGATTGAGGCAACATTTGGCACCAGTCTTTCGCCTCTATTTATCCAACATGGTAGAGTGCAAAGATCCTGTTGGGAAGTGACTAAACTGGGTGCAAATAACTAGGAATTCATAAAAATACCCAACATCCAAAAAGAAGCAGAAGGATCGAAGTGAAAGGGTGAGGATCGTGTAATTCATTGAAAAAGTAGGCGTTGATAACTTAGGGACTAGCCAGCTGAATTCGCCGGTTGCCAGGTCCAATGAAACCACTGAGTGTAGGGGATACCAATTTTATCTTCTTGTGCTGATGTGATATCTCTAGTTTTCAAAGCTAAAGTTTATATCCCCACTTGGTTatgtaatattctttttttttttacctggaTCCCCAAAGCGGCAGTTAAACTCTAGAACTCTGGGCCCACAAGATGTTAGCATCATGCCAGCAAACAGAACTCCGACAAACTCACAGCCTTCTTCACGCAAACCATCCACTGTTTTTTGAAGAACTTCCCTGGTGATCTCTTCTCTTACTATCTCAGATATCTATAATCAACAGAATTTGAATTTCAGTTGTCAAATATAGCATTAAAGCCAAACCTATGGGGAAAATGTGTCCTATGTTGCATACACAAGTTGAATACATGGATCAATAGATATGATTTACAAAACATTACTTTCCATTATGCTGACCAACCTGTGGACAGGGTGCGTAGGCACCCATTCCTCCTGTATTGGGTCCTTGGTCATTGTCTAACAAACGCTTGTGATCTTGGGCAGGTGGCATAACAGCAATGGTTCTTCCGTCAGTAAAGCAAAGAACCTACGACAGTTAAGTATAATATTAGCATAGGTGTTGCAAAATGGCGAAAGAGTGGCTAAGACTTAGGTGGGGTTTTACTATTGGTAGCCAGTTCCAAGATGGAGACTACATGTACCTCCTCCATAATTATTATACTGCTCAATATGCAAGTCAAAAAACAAGGaatcaacaaacaaaaatgcaatGACCTAAAACATACTTCAATGTTTATAGGTCCAAGAGCACAAGTAATTCTAGTTTATGCTTTTCTCTAATCACCACTGGCCCCAATGGCTGCACAACTGCTCCTTGTCATCAACTCCATTATACTGAATTCAACCTTAAGATTGGACATGAAGCACTGGTTATATAAAATTAATGAAGTCTACATTATCTTATCCCAAGGTTCTTGGCGGTAATTTTACCTCCCAAAACGTTCTTAAACATGAGGTACTGGTACTTTGAGTAGATTAATGGTTTTCTCCTTTGCTCTTGCCTGCTCGACCATGCTCGCAACAGTAAGGGGACATACTAGGATGAGccaaatagtaataataataatgatgatgatgatgattgttgAAGCTACATGCCTTTCAGTTTTTTCCAAACATTGAAAAACTTACAGATACTTCCTCGCCTTCTAACTTTTCCTCTATTACCACTGTTGATCCAGCTTCACCGAAAATCCTTGCCTACAAACAAATGAACTCCAAAAATTCATATTGCACAAGATGGTGAAAGCAGTCCTTACACAGAGGTTCCATTCCTTGACCTGTGTTTTGAAGAGTGCATTTGTTGGTCAATACTCCATGTAATCTGGTCTCTCTCTCGGGTGGGCGGGAACAGATGGGGAtcatgctcgtcggaaattttgaatttaacccctaaaggagaccatctgggcgtggcctaAGCATATTTTGACCCCTAAACAAAACatgtttattaaaaagaaaatttgacttctgtttctcttcgcgtaattctgtgtttcttcgcggaaccctaaatgagaccttggcggcttaaaatattggcgctttgcccggaacaccctaagcgagaccaaaatccaaaatttacacccctacaGTACAGGTCGAAGATATGCGGCCCAAAATGGGGGTGTAAAACGCGCCTGCGTGTCAAACACGCACACGTCTGCGTCTTTGACACGTGCATGAAATACGCGCATAAAGCAAAGCTCATTAGTATGTATGAGTTAGCCCACTGTCGACCTATTGTGGTTATATCATTGTTAGTTTTAATAGCTTTTTATTGTATAAATGTATATGGCAATGGCAATTGAGCTGAACATTGTTTGGCAAACCCAGGACCGTGTTTGTTTCAGTTCACAGGTAAACATGTGGAAATAAGTAGTGGGGTattcttgattaaaaaaaaagcgtAACAATTCGCTCGCGCAATATTTATTTCGGGCGCATGAAAATGTTAACACTTTCCCGTTTTCAGCACTTTCTTAAGCCTTGTCAAACCAGTGAtatgaaaattcaaaacttcttgTCGTGAAATCGTCAGAAGAATCGATTGTCACACACATCAATGTCGCATGTCTGTAAAAATGAGAGATACAATCCGCTCGCAAAAACTCGTCTTGTCAGGCCCATCAAAATGAATTTAATCTCAAATAAGAGGTTAAACAATGGAacattttcccgtttcaagcgcTTTCCTACGCCTTAAAGAGCCAGAGATATGAATATTCAAAACTTCTTCTTCAATAATGAGGCGTCGCTCGCAAAAACTATTATTGTCTGTCGCGTCAGAATGAATTCAAATTCCAATAAGAGCTTACACAAGGGAacattttcccgtttcaagcgTTTTCCTACGCCTCAAAGAACCTGAGGTATGAAAATTCAGAACTTCT encodes:
- the LOC137996879 gene encoding trifunctional purine biosynthetic protein adenosine-3-like isoform X2, yielding MKGNLWVSACLARIFGEAGSTVVIEEKLEGEEVSVLCFTDGRTIAVMPPAQDHKRLLDNDQGPNTGGMGAYAPCPQISEIVREEITREVLQKTVDGLREEGCEFVGVLFAGMMLTSCGPRVLEFNCRFGDPETQVILPLLKSDLYATLMECVNGDLSLSLPMWHTDRCAVGVVAASGGYPGAVKKGCVIHGLKHLESEDNVVVFHAGTTLTMTGHTETVMTSGGRVLAVVGVAQRIEDAQKTAYDSIKKICFDGIQYRSDIASKSCRTKGLTYSDAGVDINAGISLVNALKPLAASTCRTGCKADLGGFGGFFDLKAAGYSDPLLVSGTDGVGTKLKVAHSVGMHHSVGIDLVAMCVNDILAHGAEPLYFLDYFSTSKLDVGKAKEVISGITQGCLIAGCALLGGETAEMPGMYSSGEYDLAGFAVGAVERDHVLPRTESIRPDDVVIGLASSGIHSNGFSLVRRIIDTFGLDYSSSCPFTTTEGLQFITKLGEALLTPTRIYCKSVLPLMKDGKIKAFAHITGGGLIENIPRVLPSGVGVTVDASTWTMPHVFGWIFGQGNVAVQEMAKTFNCGIGAVVIVEKDVSSSVLHHLHEQEEQAWIIGKVTRCVDNSKRVIINSLEKVLCESASKSDIKSRHVVSGVVDGPVKRAKLSNGLTEGEENAQEMKVGVLISGSGTNLQALIDQSLRQDSCAKIVLVVSNVPGVQGLKRAEAAGIPTKVIKHKDFKSRLDFDMAMHSALEEAGVELVCLAGFMRIVTGEFVRKWHGRLLNIHPSLLPSFKGMHAHKMVLEAGVCITGCTVHFVAEEVDAGAIITQEAVPVLNGDTVETLQERVKCAEHKAYPRAMELLASGRINLNEDNKVQWMW